DNA from Oryzisolibacter sp. LB2S:
ACAGCAGGCCCTTGGGCCCGGCGAAGTCGCGGTTGAAGGTCTTTTGCCCGCGCGAGACGGGCCAGTAGAACTCGCCGAGCACGTAGTCGGTCTCGGCCTCGTAGCTGTATTTGAGCTGGTATTTCTGCCCGAGGTAGCTCGCGCTCTGGCCGCCTGCGGCCAGTTGCGGCGCGCCCGTCGTGGGGCGCACCAGGCTCCAGCCGTCCTCGGCATCGACCAGAAAGGCAAAGCCGCGCTTTTGGTTGTAGAGCAGGTATTCGGACCAGCCGAAATGCTCGTCGTCGCCCGGCGCCACACCCATGCGGTGCTGAAAGCCCACCACCTGCCAGGCCACGCCCTGCAGCTGGGCGCGGCTGCCCAGGGCGATCAGGGGCTGCACGGGCTCGTCCTGCAGGGCTGCGCGCAACTCGCCACCCAAGCCGCCCGAGAGGTCGATGAGGCTTTTGCACGCGGGGCAGGTGCAGCTTTTGGTGCTCTCAAGTTGCACGGTGACGGGCGCGCCGCACTGCGGGCAGTTGAACTGGCGGCCGCGCTCCTCCTTGGTGGATTCGTCCTTGAGGCCCTGCAGCCGCAGGTCATCGAGCAGCACGGCACGCCCGCGCTCGGCCTGGGGCGGCGTGCGGCCGTAGTCGATGGACAGCACCTCGCCGTCTTCGCTGCGCAGCTCCACCATGGCAAAGGGCTGGCCCAGCGCGGGCAGGCGCGGCAGCTCGCCCTGGGCCGCGAGCAGGCTGGCCTGGCCGGCGTAGGCCACGCTGTAGCGCTTGCCGTTGATGGTGGCGCTGCTGCCCACGCGAAAGCGCGCCGCCTCGGGCAGGTCGCCGGTGACGGCCAGGGGGCGCGTGAAGACATAGGCGCCGTTGTCCTCGCCCAGCGTGGCCATGCTGCCGTCGTCGAGCCAGGCCACCCATTCGGTCCAGCGGCCGGCGTCGCCCTGGTACTGCAGGCGGCCGATCAGCGTGAAGGGCAGCTCCTTGCCATCCAGCTGTATGCGCCCGCTGGCATTGAGCTGCAGCGGGCTGTGGTCGTCGAACAGCTCGGCCATATTGCCGATGCGCGACAACACCTCGCCGCTGCGCACCACCATGCTCTGGCAGTAGGGGCAGATGGCGTGGGTGGACTGCGCGCTTCGAAACTCGACGGGCGCGCCGCAGCCGGGGCAGGGCGCGCGGTAGTGGCGCTGGGGGGCGCTGTCGGGCATGTTTGGAGTGATTTTGGCCTCTAAGGCTTTCTGGACAAGCGCCGGCAGCTATCAAAATTGATAATTAACGCAGAAGCCGTCATCCCCGCGCATGCGGGGATCCACGAGCCACCCCGGCGCAGAGCGTGCCCATGCCATGGATCCCCGCATGCGCGGGGATGACGGTGAGCCCACGGGTACGGCACGGGGCCTAAACCAGCTTCTTGAGCAGCTCGGCCTTCTTGGCGTCGAACTCCTCCTGCGTGAGGATGCCCTTGGCCTTCAGATCAGCGAGCTTCTCCAGCGTGGCCATGACCTCCTCGGGGCGCACGCCCACGGGGGCCGCCGCAGCCGCCTGCGCCGCCCCGCCCTGCAGCCCGGCCTGCAGGTTCTGCGCCAGCACCTGGCCCAGGGCCACGCCCGCGCCCAGGCCCATGGCGTCGCCGGCAATGCCGCCGCCGCCCTGGGCGGCGCCCTCGGCCATCTTGGGGATGGCCTGGGCCGTCTGGTACTGCATGAAGCGGCCCATGTCATTGCCGACCATGCCCATGCCGATCTTCTGGTCCAGCACCTTTTGCAGCTCTTCGGGCAGCGACAGGTTCTGCACCGTCATGGCCTCGAGCTTGAGGCCCAGCTTCTCGAACGCCGGCGCCAGCGCCTTGGCCAGCGCATCGGCAAACATCAGCTGATTGGCCGCCAGGTCGAGAAACGCCACGCCGCTGCCGGCAATGGCGTTGCTGATGTTCTGCAGCACCAGGCCGCGCAGCTGGCCGTCCAGGTCGGCCGCGGGGTAGCTCTCGCGCGTGCCCGAGATCTCGGTGTGGAACAGCTTGGGGTCGGCCACGCGATAGGCGTAGTTGCCAAAGGCGCGCAGGCGCACGGCGCCAAAGTCCGCGTCGCGGATGGTGATGGGCTGGGGTGTGCCCCATTTCTGGTCGATCTGCTGGCGCGTGCTGAAGAAATACACGTCGCTCTTGAACGGCGACTGGAACAGCTTGTCCCAGTTCTTCAGATAGGTCAGCACCGGCAGGGTCTGCGTGGTGAGCTTGTAGGTGCCGGGGCCGAACACGTCGGCCACCTGGCCCTCGTTGACGAACAGCGCCATCTGCGACTCGCGCACCACCAGCGTGGCGCCGGTCTGGATTTCCATGCCCTCCATGGGAAAGCGCCAGGCGAGCGTTCCATCGCCCTCCTCGGTCCACTGGAGGATGTCGATGAACTGCTTCTTGATGAAGTCCATGAGGGCCATGGTCGTGCTCCCTTAGCGATCTGGAATGGAGAAAAAAGGCGCACGCATCATAGCGACCGCCCCCGTGGGCCCGGCGCGAAGCCGGTCCCTATGCGCGAAATAGCGACAGGCAATTGCCAGCCATAAATGCGAACGATTATCATTTGCGCACATCGACAGGAGCCCATCATGACCCGCATTCGCATTGCCGCCCGCCGCAACCTGCCCACGCTGGCCAAGACCGGCAGCTACTACGTGATCCATATCTGCGTGGCCGCGCTGGTGGCCTATGCCGTCACGGGCAACCTGATCGCCTCGCTCACGCTGAGCCTGCTCGAGCCCACGGTGCAGGCCGTGGCCTTCTTCTTCCACGAAAAGGCCTGGGAGAGGCTGCTGGCGCGCAGCACGACCGCTCAGGAATGCACATCGAGCAACGCGCCCGTGGTGTCGGCGGACACGCGCAGCACGACCGCGTTGGCCTTGAAGGCGTAGGTGGCGGCCATCTGCTCCACCGCCTCGGACTCGAGCGCCACACCGGCCTGACCCGCCGGGGCGAGCCGGGCCTGTACGCCGCCCAGAGCGGGCTGGGCCTGCTGGCGCACCTGCTGGCCCGTGAAACCCGGGGTATGGAGGTTGGCGATGTTGTGCGCGCTGCTCGAGAGCCGCAGCTGCGCGGCCTGCAGGCCGGATTGGGCGATGGCGGTGATGGTGCTCATGCCGTCGATATCGGCAGGCGGGCTCAGGCGCTTGAATGTGCCTGCGCCAGGCATTGCTGGAACAGCTGCGCCGCGCGGCTGGGCGCGGGCGAGCGGCGCACCAGGCTGACGAACCGGCAGCGGTAGTGGAACAGGTCGGGCCGCACGCACTGAAGACGGCCCTGGCGCTCGAAGGCCTCGGCGTAGTGATCGGGCAGAAAACCCAGAAAGCGCCCCGACAGCACCAAGGTGGCAATGGCCTCCTGGTCGAAGCCCGTAGCGGCGCGCGTCAGACGCGCCTCGTGCGACAGCTCCATGTTGGGCGAGTGGTAGCCCAGGCCGGCAAACGGGTGGCGGCGCAGCGCGTCCCAGTCCAGCGTGCCGTGGTCCGCGCCAAACAGCGCATGGCCCGCGCCGCAGTACAGCAGCATGGTCTCGCCAAACAGCTCGGTATAGACCAGGCTTTGCGAGCTGCGGTGCGCCGGGATGATGCCCACCTGAAAGCTGCCGTCGATCACGCCGCGCTCTATGGTGTTGATCGAGCCCACATGCAGCTGCAGCTGCACATGGGGCGCCTGATCGGCAAAGGTGGCGATGGCCGCGTCGATATGCGCGGCCGGGTTGCTGGCGGTCTTGTCGAACACGGCCACTGCCAGCTGCCCGCCCATGCGCGCGTGGATGTCGTCGATGCTGCCCAGAAAGCCGCGCACCGAGGCCAAGAGGCGCAGCGTCTCCTCGTACACGCGGTGGCCCTCGGGTGTGAGGGCAAAGCCCGCACGGCCGCGGCGGCACAGGGTGAGGCCCAGGCGCGTCTCCAGGTCCTTGATGTGGCGGCTCACCGTGCTGGTGCCGATGTTGAGCTCGAGCTCCGCCGCCGCCATGCCGCCGCACTCGACCACGGCCTTGAAGACCTGCAACAGGCGCAGGTCCATGTCGGAGAGCTGGCCGAGGATGGCGCGCGGGCGGGAGGTGATTTTTACTTGCATAAACAGGCAAGTGAACGTGGATATATGTTGCTTCAAACAATTATCACCGCGACCAACAATCGCGTATTCCATACAGGAGGCCGCCATGTCTTTTGCCGTGATTGACGACACCACCCACCCCGCCGCCGTGCGCCAGGACGCCGCCTGGCTCGACGCCCACTGGATGCCGTTCACCGGCAACCGCAACTTCAAGGCCAACCCGCGCATGGTCGTGGGCGCCCAGGGCGCGTACTACACGACGGCCGAGGGGCGCAAGATCTTCGACGGCCTGTCG
Protein-coding regions in this window:
- a CDS encoding flagellar basal body protein, which translates into the protein MSTITAIAQSGLQAAQLRLSSSAHNIANLHTPGFTGQQVRQQAQPALGGVQARLAPAGQAGVALESEAVEQMAATYAFKANAVVLRVSADTTGALLDVHS
- a CDS encoding SPFH domain-containing protein, with protein sequence MALMDFIKKQFIDILQWTEEGDGTLAWRFPMEGMEIQTGATLVVRESQMALFVNEGQVADVFGPGTYKLTTQTLPVLTYLKNWDKLFQSPFKSDVYFFSTRQQIDQKWGTPQPITIRDADFGAVRLRAFGNYAYRVADPKLFHTEISGTRESYPAADLDGQLRGLVLQNISNAIAGSGVAFLDLAANQLMFADALAKALAPAFEKLGLKLEAMTVQNLSLPEELQKVLDQKIGMGMVGNDMGRFMQYQTAQAIPKMAEGAAQGGGGIAGDAMGLGAGVALGQVLAQNLQAGLQGGAAQAAAAAPVGVRPEEVMATLEKLADLKAKGILTQEEFDAKKAELLKKLV
- a CDS encoding DUF4178 domain-containing protein, which gives rise to MPDSAPQRHYRAPCPGCGAPVEFRSAQSTHAICPYCQSMVVRSGEVLSRIGNMAELFDDHSPLQLNASGRIQLDGKELPFTLIGRLQYQGDAGRWTEWVAWLDDGSMATLGEDNGAYVFTRPLAVTGDLPEAARFRVGSSATINGKRYSVAYAGQASLLAAQGELPRLPALGQPFAMVELRSEDGEVLSIDYGRTPPQAERGRAVLLDDLRLQGLKDESTKEERGRQFNCPQCGAPVTVQLESTKSCTCPACKSLIDLSGGLGGELRAALQDEPVQPLIALGSRAQLQGVAWQVVGFQHRMGVAPGDDEHFGWSEYLLYNQKRGFAFLVDAEDGWSLVRPTTGAPQLAAGGQSASYLGQKYQLKYSYEAETDYVLGEFYWPVSRGQKTFNRDFAGPKGLLSMEQGPGEITWSSGDRLASDAVAQAFGLQGRRQQFQRDDVGPFVAAKGAGCGTVILVIVLLFIVLIIMSNCSGGSGGGYTRSSGGSWGGYSSGGSHK
- a CDS encoding DUF2061 domain-containing protein, which codes for MTRIRIAARRNLPTLAKTGSYYVIHICVAALVAYAVTGNLIASLTLSLLEPTVQAVAFFFHEKAWERLLARSTTAQECTSSNAPVVSADTRSTTALALKA
- a CDS encoding LysR family transcriptional regulator — protein: MQVKITSRPRAILGQLSDMDLRLLQVFKAVVECGGMAAAELELNIGTSTVSRHIKDLETRLGLTLCRRGRAGFALTPEGHRVYEETLRLLASVRGFLGSIDDIHARMGGQLAVAVFDKTASNPAAHIDAAIATFADQAPHVQLQLHVGSINTIERGVIDGSFQVGIIPAHRSSQSLVYTELFGETMLLYCGAGHALFGADHGTLDWDALRRHPFAGLGYHSPNMELSHEARLTRAATGFDQEAIATLVLSGRFLGFLPDHYAEAFERQGRLQCVRPDLFHYRCRFVSLVRRSPAPSRAAQLFQQCLAQAHSSA